A section of the Streptococcus oriscaviae genome encodes:
- a CDS encoding SEC10/PgrA surface exclusion domain-containing protein: MKQLTVLGALATAVLSTGREVVHAEEVPQTIEPKPVAETSASEQVTVTEADMTTAKAELDKANQTVTAQEEVVNQAQTDVDEAKETVNQAQTELVEAAELVEQATPENISKAKETINQAEATVTETSQNLEDKKQAEESTQQAVTDQEAVVSTAQADVNEKTQAVTEAQKDVDTAQAILDGTGQAEIVAKAEQAEKQLTEAKQALTTAQTELTTAKLADENRQTAIEEANQALTQANQTLDVKTQLANEATAQAEETAKQLVTAQTAFQEAENEKNSINTITLSSEYIAALKEYGKEYDNASFTQLIALAPTLRKQNSFKVNPNDETVVLDTNNLTEAERIELSLFASDLLNQVRRALGTQETVVTLGAVEFANRVATSYVADNWNLEQIGKKGHDAKAINDAARTMGLTTISDERVERGSQIYENLYAESIQQKTMTKANAKRSIYQALLSFLFSDMEYLHALSIAGVSGQDMYLGVDLSTTKGMTAVHFLIVADSEVMDQTRFDKTAIANPHTSDQILANYHQAQASLTQATTANNQAQEAKTKALNEQTAAQAQVATAQSRLATANTVPILTPKAETNLVLAQEAVQKAEVEHKEAQANLANLQADVKVKQANLAKVKQTLTQKQATLDKAKEQLSIEQDKLNQVLAELEAAQVNVVAAQTQLSTAQTTLKEAQAYLVKLEEAPARLENAKAHLLQATNSLKAKEALLTEALETLAELKQEEVKASNHYQTVLSAYQAVLEAQRQVDLAKQYETIIREGGQPVPVVDETGRITGYVSEAPKVPTQTSEPISQPTKTTQASLPATGTKTSSLTVLGLALASLVFFSRKKKEG; encoded by the coding sequence ATGAAACAATTAACCGTATTAGGAGCCCTCGCAACCGCAGTATTATCTACAGGCCGTGAAGTGGTCCATGCAGAAGAAGTACCACAAACAATTGAACCAAAACCAGTTGCGGAAACAAGCGCAAGCGAACAAGTTACTGTCACAGAAGCAGACATGACAACCGCTAAAGCTGAACTAGATAAAGCTAACCAAACTGTAACAGCACAAGAAGAAGTGGTGAACCAAGCTCAAACAGATGTTGACGAAGCTAAAGAGACTGTCAATCAAGCCCAGACTGAGCTTGTCGAAGCCGCAGAACTTGTTGAACAAGCTACACCTGAAAATATCTCTAAGGCAAAAGAAACAATCAACCAAGCTGAAGCTACTGTTACGGAAACTAGTCAAAACCTAGAAGACAAAAAACAAGCAGAAGAGAGTACCCAGCAGGCTGTCACAGACCAAGAAGCTGTTGTATCAACTGCTCAGGCAGATGTCAATGAGAAGACACAAGCTGTCACAGAAGCACAAAAAGATGTCGATACAGCCCAAGCTATCCTAGATGGTACAGGTCAGGCAGAAATTGTCGCTAAAGCTGAACAAGCTGAAAAACAACTAACAGAAGCCAAACAAGCTCTAACTACAGCTCAAACAGAATTGACTACTGCTAAACTGGCAGATGAAAACCGTCAAACAGCTATCGAAGAAGCTAACCAAGCTCTTACTCAGGCAAATCAAACACTTGATGTCAAAACACAGCTAGCCAACGAGGCTACAGCCCAGGCAGAGGAAACAGCTAAGCAACTTGTTACAGCTCAAACTGCCTTTCAAGAAGCAGAAAACGAGAAAAATAGTATCAATACTATCACACTCAGTTCTGAGTACATCGCTGCTCTGAAAGAGTATGGCAAAGAGTACGACAATGCCTCATTTACTCAACTTATTGCCCTTGCACCTACGTTACGAAAACAAAACAGTTTTAAAGTCAATCCAAATGATGAGACAGTCGTACTGGACACCAACAACCTCACAGAAGCAGAACGGATTGAACTATCTCTATTTGCTTCTGATTTGCTGAATCAGGTTCGTAGAGCCCTTGGTACACAAGAAACAGTTGTGACTCTGGGAGCTGTAGAATTTGCGAATAGAGTGGCAACTAGCTATGTGGCAGATAATTGGAACTTAGAACAAATTGGGAAAAAAGGTCATGATGCAAAAGCTATAAATGACGCAGCTAGAACAATGGGTCTAACTACTATCTCAGATGAACGAGTGGAGAGAGGAAGCCAAATTTATGAGAACCTCTATGCAGAAAGCATCCAACAAAAAACGATGACCAAAGCGAATGCTAAGCGCTCGATCTATCAAGCTCTCCTCTCATTTCTATTTAGCGATATGGAGTATCTCCACGCTCTATCGATTGCTGGTGTATCTGGACAAGATATGTATCTTGGAGTGGATCTGTCGACCACTAAGGGAATGACTGCAGTACATTTTCTGATTGTCGCTGATTCAGAAGTTATGGACCAAACTCGCTTTGATAAAACAGCTATTGCCAATCCTCACACAAGTGATCAAATCTTGGCCAATTATCACCAAGCTCAAGCAAGTCTTACCCAAGCGACTACCGCAAATAACCAAGCTCAGGAAGCTAAAACAAAGGCTCTTAACGAACAGACAGCTGCACAAGCACAAGTAGCTACTGCTCAATCAAGACTGGCAACTGCCAATACAGTGCCAATCTTGACACCAAAAGCTGAAACTAACCTTGTACTGGCCCAAGAAGCTGTTCAAAAGGCTGAAGTGGAACACAAAGAAGCACAGGCAAACCTAGCTAACCTACAGGCTGATGTCAAGGTGAAACAAGCGAATCTAGCTAAAGTCAAACAAACTTTGACTCAAAAACAAGCTACTCTAGATAAAGCTAAAGAACAACTGTCTATTGAACAAGATAAACTGAATCAAGTACTAGCAGAACTAGAAGCTGCCCAAGTAAACGTAGTGGCTGCTCAAACCCAACTCTCTACTGCTCAAACAACACTGAAGGAAGCGCAAGCCTATCTCGTCAAGCTAGAAGAAGCTCCTGCTCGACTAGAAAACGCTAAAGCTCATCTTTTACAAGCTACAAATAGCCTAAAGGCAAAAGAAGCCCTCTTGACAGAAGCGCTTGAAACACTAGCTGAATTGAAACAAGAAGAAGTGAAAGCATCCAATCACTACCAAACTGTCCTATCTGCTTACCAAGCCGTCCTTGAAGCACAGCGTCAAGTAGACTTAGCTAAACAGTATGAGACTATTATCCGTGAAGGGGGTCAACCAGTTCCAGTTGTGGATGAAACAGGTCGTATCACAGGCTATGTATCCGAAGCTCCGAAAGTACCGACACAAACATCCGAACCAATCTCTCAACCAACAAAGACCACACAAGCTAGTCTACCAGCTACAGGAACGAAAACTTCTTCCTTGACCGTACTCGGTCTAGCTCTAGCTAGTCTCGTCTTCTTCTCACGGAAAAAGAAAGAGGGGTGA
- a CDS encoding helix-turn-helix domain-containing protein encodes MTHTAQRIKTLRKQAGLSQQELADKIGVLRETISNWERGASRTNVENIERIATFFQVPVSDLLGIQIPADTVQK; translated from the coding sequence GTGACACATACTGCACAACGCATTAAAACCCTACGAAAACAAGCTGGATTAAGTCAACAGGAACTGGCAGACAAGATAGGAGTACTACGTGAAACAATTTCAAATTGGGAAAGGGGAGCTAGTCGAACCAATGTAGAAAACATAGAGAGAATCGCAACCTTCTTCCAAGTCCCCGTATCTGATCTGCTGGGCATACAAATTCCAGCAGATACCGTGCAAAAATAA
- a CDS encoding LPXTG cell wall anchor domain-containing protein — translation MLTLSALVLSNSAVAFADETTPIDSSSPIDITQPSTPTEPSTDVLTPVEPSQPVEPTTPTEEPTTPEEPTVPVDPTLPSTDQPKEETPTQPTEPSTTPDTPKEEPKQDIPQPDTPTPPKTAEEAANKGESQIGTISTETKQPVETVTPDTPIVTDTGYTIISTDNSQPVIRYADGSTATVSAESIGAVVNKDKTISVKTADGQMKTLPNTGEAQSLLALIGTFLLGAIGYYRKKSI, via the coding sequence ATGCTTACACTATCAGCACTTGTCTTGTCAAATAGTGCTGTAGCTTTCGCAGATGAAACAACTCCGATTGACTCATCCTCCCCGATTGACATCACACAACCATCTACACCTACAGAACCGAGTACAGACGTTCTGACTCCAGTTGAGCCAAGTCAACCAGTCGAACCTACAACTCCAACGGAAGAACCAACAACTCCTGAAGAACCAACTGTACCAGTAGACCCAACGCTTCCGTCTACGGATCAACCAAAGGAGGAAACTCCTACCCAACCAACTGAACCGTCTACGACACCAGACACCCCAAAGGAAGAACCAAAGCAGGATATTCCACAACCTGACACTCCTACCCCACCTAAAACCGCAGAAGAAGCGGCTAATAAGGGTGAGAGTCAAATTGGAACTATCTCGACAGAAACCAAACAACCAGTAGAAACAGTCACTCCAGATACACCTATTGTGACAGATACTGGCTATACCATCATCAGTACGGACAATAGCCAGCCAGTCATTCGCTATGCGGATGGGTCAACAGCGACCGTTTCTGCGGAGTCCATCGGCGCAGTCGTAAACAAGGATAAGACTATTAGTGTCAAAACAGCGGATGGTCAGATGAAGACCCTGCCAAATACAGGAGAAGCACAATCTCTCCTCGCTCTAATTGGAACATTCCTACTAGGTGCAATAGGCTACTATCGTAAAAAATCAATCTAA